From one Malus sylvestris chromosome 1, drMalSylv7.2, whole genome shotgun sequence genomic stretch:
- the LOC126618839 gene encoding uncharacterized protein LOC126618839 isoform X2 — MTRRRPKNAVLVQSTKVKAIRWTGSGDGIVSGGVEVVLWKRNGRFWEIAWKFKAELPQSMVTATWSLDGPFATAAYQSKWQTEGLSTNKASKCVLVCQSDGKSGFLKSDLHHPHAVSMIQWRPSTGRHLNRDARHPPRQVLLTCSTDGTIRLWCEVNDGRGRKFGKDMNDPKTMRCSFSVAAVIEINQALNGLLGTDIYVMWATEIGGVCKTREGSKQIFSTKGYLQDLAGNCEWLIGFGPGMLVNFWAIHCLDDVSPIRFPRVTLWKTQKLQGLKVGNSNWTGLSNCKDGIPLNKVVISRNCLSGPPTLCSLVQLLPCNSLVWSRIHTQTSNNIEDTPINKSGAENIISCSAGGLLNLDGHAGRILQVDVHPYSCEVELAVSLDSCGLLLFWFFSTISNCILDRPTLIPTWELCGKLATQGSCSKYTSLRWAPSIGNEAVILLMGHAGGIDCFVVKIHHNEEESIECHYLCTIPFTGHGPYVDGPASIFSIPLPSTCPKTLKSNKLLLLGVWMNGFQALSWEITLHSFDLSRSYCECNFDAGNASEGSMWGFETTFADKRYCLNVKPCSSQIPDPHTHDEVTSFAVVYPGRKICMEKNLASIIDLCYPPYIMATGCSDGSLKLWRSVMDKPSTPHIPWELVGKFQAHQGPISHVCLSDCGRKIATLWKELSSNTVSTLHIWDSVLLAGAGSFMLEHTISFGQDLVALNWLSFGNGQLLLGVCTKNQLQVYTQQRCGSQTLLNSEKSLKRDIWVCIASTHTFPLINDFFWGPRASAVFVHSSYFCVNSQWLFLADKKHLVNVDPSYIMENCLDSVGGMEEDISSGIFIDCGLGQFSKILLDNNRRDCKSDIPLEIDLKKDYLSSSLFVARAQLKCSGATKVSIWTMHEVVEQLSGSLPVYHPEALFMNIYSGNWKRAYIALRHLNEFLSSNSSPERKCSPAKSSNCIPQIPLSNFLDAHISINSNDKVFQWSGDASVFSSSSPFQRGFGQFTNSLDSYGSSNMINSSSTKSELNDFIEPFEKLYKSADISDIEKIQILAIIDLLTELCSSNSSSAYESLDEPGRRFWVGLRFQQLHFFRKSGRSASVEELVIDSKLIGWAYHSDCQENLFGSFLPNDPSWQEMRNLGVGFWFTNTAQLRSRMEKLARLQYLKRKDPKDCALLYIALNRIQVLSGLFKISRDEKDKPLVGFLSRNFQEEKNKAAALKNAYVLMGRHQLELAVAFFLLGGDTSSAVNICAKNLGDEQLALVICRLAEGRGGPLERHLITKFMLPSAIEKGDCWLGSLLEWELGNYSQSFTCMLGFQINSATEKYALLSNGAPFSDPNVGLYCLMLATNNCMKNAVGEQNSALLGRWAILTTATALNRCGLPLEALEYLSSSPNIPGDTDERGTSDLGHSENLRAILNPSPRNSSNWLSSNVALHLEFQAKSDLTLQYLSKLVREHPSWVDIVFGSFQASTCVKECKNQEYVKVLESFQQKLYTTLNQLEQKFSVVPFHLVSMILISLYDCGLWFVGYDILHRYTAQNQDLDKIQSADKFLSYALMHKLLLKATRETSLLFSRVIVACGITCSVLKSHYIEDNVSGDSRSTGSDALEYYFQGLILLLRSLRAALGTTFCSTTEDLIMKPLTIIDLMEYYVHLAYAWHHRNSKVLLLLVQPLLITFTNGHTPYEVDMKNMKKLLTQIPEVAVQNNVGLHVSQERNITHLVPEDERWQIISVCLWQHISRFMQHNLNVLSYNLDDDGCFAGEPHQKYFSWAPISASLDSHSSSLKELIGLVSLSLVKLLKPTLSQVASYHVKQLASLLQHKMDNGLRVTTLVWLEESNKSQPGALNQHLNQDNVKLDTIGERLEADMLWDACADPKIIYESFAKEKIDLSHSLDHKPCNGWGTINRGIGAADETEEIHHHEVTLNSSSPNSEAGSPAKSVFRGGHSFLSAWQKDTTITKEVTPFLNPKEIYKRNGELLEALCLNSIDQSQAALASNRKGIIFFNWKDDIPFRDHSDYIWSLADWPPNGWAGSQSTPAPTFVSPGVGLGSKKGAHLGLGGATVGVGSFARPGRDLTGGGAFGVPGYAGMGASGLGWETQEDFEELVDPPATVENANTRAFSSHPSRPFFLVGSSNTHIYLWEFGKDKTTATYGVLPAANVPPPYALASISALQFDHCGHRFATAALDGTVCTWQLEVGGRSNIGPTESSLCFNSHASDVAYVTSSGSIIAVAGYSSNSVNVVIWDTLAPPTTSRASILCHEGGARSLAVFDNDIGSGSVSPLIVTGGKGGDVGLHDFRYIATGRSKRHRHSDKGEQVIKTSSNNDTHSENGTKFGEQNQNGMLWYIPKAHSGSVTKISIIPNTSLFLTGSKDGDVKLWDAKKAKLVHHWPKLHERHTFLQPSTRGFGGVVQAAVTDIKVVSHGFLSCGGDSTVKLVQLKDHI; from the exons ATGACTCGGCGACGTCCAAAG AATGCAGTACTTGTACAGTCGACGAAGGTTAAGGCAATCAGATGGACGGGCTCAGGGGATGGAATTGTTTCCGGTGGAGTTGAGGTGGTTTTGTGGAAAAGAAATGGCAGGTTTTGGGAAATTGCTTGGAAGTTTAAAGCAGAATTACCACAAAGTATGGTCACCGCAACTTGGTCTCTCGATGGACCATTTGCAACTGCAGCTTATCAGAGTAAATGGCAGACTGAAGGATTGTCAACTAATAAGGCTAGCAAATGTGTGTTAGTATGTCAAAGTGATGGAAAATCTGGATTTTTGAAATCCGACCTACATCATCCTCATGCTGTCTCAATGATTCAATGGAGGCCATCTACCGGTAGGCATTTAAACAGAGATGCAAGACATCCACCAAGGCAAGTGTTGCTCACTTGTAGCACAGATGGAACTATTAGGTTATGGTGTGAGGTTAATGATGGAAGGGGAAGAAAATTTGGTAAGGACATGAATGACCCCAAAACAATGAGATGCTCTTTTTCTGTAGCCGCAGTAATAGAGATAAACCAGGCTTTGAATGGACTTCTGGGCACTGATATATATGTGATGTGGGCTACAGAAATTGGGGGTGTATGTAAAACTCGTGAAGGATCTAAACAAATTTTCTCCACAAAAGGTTATCTGCAGGACCTGGCTGGTAATTGCGAGTGGTTGATTGGGTTTGGCCCTGGAATGTTGGTAAATTTCTGGGCTATACACTGTCTCGACGATGTCTCACCAATACGATTTCCGCGGGTTACTTTATGGAAGACACAGAAACTGCAAGGTCTGAAAGTGGGAAATTCTAATTGGACTGGACTTTCTAACTGTAAAGATGGAATACCTCTTAATAAAGTTGTTATCTCAAGGAACTGCTTGTCTGGTCCACCAACATTATGCTCTTTGGTTCAGTTATTACCTTGTAATTCCTTGGTTTGGTCACGAATACATACTCAGACGTCAAATAATATAGAGGATACACCCATTAATAAATCTGGTGCAGAGAACATCATATCATGTTCAGCTGGTGGACTCCTGAATTTGGATGGTCATGCTGGAAGAATCTTACAAGTAGATGTGCATCCTTATAGCTGTGAAGTTGAGTTGGCTGTCTCTTTAGATTCTTGTGGATTACTTcttttttggttcttttctaCTATTTCAAACTGCATCTTGGACCGGCCAACACTAATTCCAACATGGGAGCTTTGTGGGAAGCTTGCGACTCAAGGTTCATGCTCCAAATATACAAGCTTGAGGTGGGCACCATCAATTGGAAATGAAGCAGTTATTCTTCTTATGGGACATGCTGGAGGGATTGATTGCTTTGTTGTAAAAATTCATCACAATGAGGAAGAAAGTATAGAATGTCACTACTTATGTACAATACCTTTTACAGGTCATGGTCCTTATGTGGATGGTCCTGCTAGTATCTTTTCAATTCCTTTGCCTTCAACTTgtcctaaaaccctaaaatctaATAAACTTTTGCTTTTGGGTGTATGGATGAATGGGTTTCAGGCTCTTTCTTGGGAAATAACCTTGCATTCTTTTGATTTATCAAGAAGCTACTGTGAGTGCAATTTTGATGCAGGAAATGCGTCTGAAGGCAGTATGTGGGGATTTGAAACTACTTTTGCTGATAAAAGATATTGTCTTAATGTAAAACCTTGCTCATCACAGATCCCAGATCCTCACACGCATGATGAGGTTACAAGTTTTGCTGTGGTCTACCCAGGTAGAAAGATCTGTATGGAAAAGAATTTGGCTTCTATTATTGATCTATGCTATCCTCCATATATTATGGCGACAGGTTGCTCCGATGGTAGTTTGAAATTGTGGAGGAGTGTCATGGATAAACCATCAACGCCTCACATTCCATGGGAACTTGTGGGTAAGTTTCAGGCACATCAAGGACCTATTAGCCATGTATGCTTATCTGACTGTGGTCGTAAGATAGCAACCCTTTGGAAGGAGCTTTCTTCAAATACTGTTAGCACTCTTCATATATGGGACTCTGTACTCCTAGCAGGTGCAGGGTCTTTTATGCTAGAACATACAATATCCTTTGGTCAAGATCTTGTTGCTTTAAATTGGCTATCATTTGGAAATGGTCAGTTATTACTTGGAGTTTGCACAAAAAATCAGTTGCAAGTATATACCCAGCAGCGTTGCGGTAGCCAGACTTTATTAAACTCTGAAAAATCATTGAAAAGGGATATATGGGTCTGCATTGCGTCGACTCATACCTTCCCTCTCATTAATGATTTCTTTTGGGGCCCCAGAGCATCAGCTGTGTTTGTTCATAGTAGCTACTTTTGTGTAAATAGTCAGTGGTTATTCCTTGCAGATAAGAAACATCTTGTTAATGTCGATCCAAGTTACATCATGGAAAATTGCTTGGATTCTGTGGGTGGAATGGAAGAGGACATTAGTTCTGGAATTTTCATTGATTGTGGACTTGGTCAATTCAGTAAAATATTACTTGATAACAACAGAAGAGATTGCAAGTCTGATATTccattggagattgatttgaaAAAGGATTATCTTTCTAGCAGCTTGTTTGTAGCAAGGGCTCAACTGAAGTGTAGTGGGGCTACTAAAGTAAGTATATGGACCATGCATGAAGTGGTCGAGCAGTTAAGTGGATCTCTGCCAGTTTATCACCCAGAGGCTCTCTTTATGAATATCTATTCAG GAAATTGGAAGCGTGCTTACATTGCTCTGAGGCATCTTAATGAGTTTCTCTCTTCTAATTCTTCTCCTGAGAGGAAGTGTAGCCCTGCAAAGTCTAGCAATTGCATTCCGCAGATTCCTTTGTCAAATTTCCTTGATGCACATATCTCAATAAATTCAAATGACAAAGTATTTCAGTGGAGTGGTGATGCCTCTGTATTTTCGTCATCTTCTCCGTTTCAAAGAGGCTTTGGCCAATTTACAAACAGTTTGGACTCTTATGGTTCCAGTAATATGATCAATTCTTCCTCAACAAAATCTGAACTCAATGACTTTATTGAGCCTTTTGAGAAGTTGTACAAGTCAGCAGATATAAGTGACATAGAGAAGATTCAAATTCTTGCCATTATAGATCTTCTTACTGAATTGTGTAGTTCAAACTCTAGTTCTGCATATGAAAGTCTTGATGAACCTGGACGGAG gttttgggttggattGAGGTTTCAGCAACTACATTTTTTCCGAAAGTCTGGTAGATCAGCATCCGTGGAAGAGTTGGTAATTGACTCCAAGTTGATTGGATGGGCCTACCACTCTGATTGCCAGGAGAATTTATTTGGTTCGTTTCTACCTAATGATCCATCTTGGCAAGAAATGCGGAATTTGGGTGTAGGATTTTGGTTTACAAATACAGCACAGTTGCGTTCAAGG ATGGAGAAACTGGCAAGATTGCAGTATCTGAAAAGGAAAGATCCTAAAGACTGTGCATTGCTGTACATTGCACTGAATAGAATTCAAGTTTTGTCTGGCCTTTTCAAAATAAGCAGGGATGAGAAGGATAAGCCCCTTGTTGGATTTCTTTCACGCAATTTTCAG GAGGAGAAAAATAAGGCAGCGGCTTTGAAGAATGCATATGTCTTAATGGGGAGACATCAGCTGGAATTAGCAGTTGCTTTCTTTCTGCTTGGAGGTGATACTTCTTCTGCAGTCAATATTTGTGCAAAGAACCTTGGGGATGAACAGCTTGCATTAGTTATCTGTCGACTAGCTGAGGGTCGTGGTGGGCCACTAGAGAGACACTTAATTACGAAGTTCATGCTACCATCCGCAATTGAGAAGGGCGACTGTTGGTTGGGAAGCCTTTTGGAG TGGGAGCTGGGAAATTACTCTCAATCTTTTACATGCATGCTTGGTTTCCAAATAAATTCTGCAACTGAAAAGTATGCACTTTTGTCCAACGGTGCTCCTTTTTCAGACCCAAACGTTGGTCTGTATTGTCTAATGCTAGCAACCAATAATTGCATGAAAAATGCTGTTGGGGAGCAAAATAGTGCATTACTCGGAAGGTGGGCAATATTGACTACAGCTACTGCATTAAACAGATGCGGTCTTCCA cttgaagctttggagtACCTTTCATCTTCACCAAACATTCCTGGGGATACAGATGAAAGGGGTACATCAGATCTTGGGCATTCTGAAAATCTGCGTGCAATTCTAAATCCTTCTCCCAGAAATTCTAGCAATTGGTTATCAAGTAATGTGGCTCTCCATCTGGAGTTCCAAGCCAAATCAGATTTGACACTTCAATACTTATCAAAGTTGGTAAGAGAGCATCCAAGCTGGGTGGATATTGTCTTTGGATCTTTTCAAGCTAGTACATGTGTAAAGGAGTGCAAAAATCAGGAATATGTAAAAGTTCTTGAATCTTTCCAACAGAAGTTATACACAACACTAAATCAGTTGGAGCAGAAGTTTTCAGTGGTTCCTTTCCATCTTGTTAGCATG ATTTTAATCTCGCTGTATGATTGTGGGCTGTGGTTTGTTGGATATGATATATTACATAGATACACTGCTCAAAATCAAGATCTAGATAAAATCCAATCAGCTGACAAATTCCTATCATATGCTCTTATGCATAAGCTGCTTTTGAAGGCCACCAGAGAAACTTCCCTTTTGTTTTCACGCGTTATTGTTGCCTGCGGTATAACATGCTCTGTTCTGAAGTCGCATTATATTGAAGACAATGTGTCTGGTGATAGTAGATCTACAGGGTCAGATGCTTTGGAGTATTACTTTCAAGGTCTTATACTGTTATTGAGGAGTTTAAGGGCTGCTTTGGGAACGACCTTTTGCTCCACCACGGAAGATCTCATAATGAAACCCCTTACAATCATTGATTTgatggagtattatgtacaTCTTGCATATGCTTGGCATCATAGAAACTCTAAAGTTCTCTTACTATTGGTGCAACCCCTTCTGATCACATTTACTAATGGGCATACACCTTATGAAGTTGATATGAAGAATATGAAGAAACTCCTCACCCAGATTCCAGAGGTGGCGGTTCAAAATAATGTGGGCCTTCATGTTTCTCAAGAGAGAAATATAACGCATTTGGTTCCAGAAGATGAAAGATGGCAAATCATAAGTGTTTGCTTATGGCAACACATATCCAGATTCATGCAACATAACTTAAACGTATTGTCGTATAACCTTGATGATGATGGCTGTTTTGCTGGTGAACCCcatcaaaaatatttttcatgGGCACCTATCTCTGCAAGTTTAGATTCTCATAGCAGCAGTCTGAAAGAACTGATTGGGCTGGTCTCATTGAGCTTAGTAAAGTTATTGAAGCCCACACTTTCACAGGTTGCCTCTTATCATGTAAAACAGTTAGCATCACTTCTACAGCACAAAATGGATAATGGGTTGCGTGTGACGACTCTTGTTTGGTTAGAAGAATCTAACAAGTCTCAACCTGGAGCTCTCAATCAGCATCTAAATCAGGATAATGTCAAATTGGACACAATAGGTGAAAGACTTGAAGCTGATATGTTATGGGATGCCTGTGCTGACCCTAAAATAATATACGAAAGTTTTGCCAAGGAAAAAATAGACTTGTCTCACTCTCTTGATCATAAACCCTGTAATGGATGGGGTACCATAAACAGGGGCATCGGGGCTGCAGATGAAACTGAGGAAATTCACCATCATGAAGTTACACTCAATAGTAGTTCTCCCAACAGTGAAGCTGGATCACCTGCTAAAAGTGTATTTCGGGGTGGGCATTCTTTCCTTAGTGCCTGGCAGAAAGACACAACCATTACAAAGGAAGTCACACCTTTTCTAAACCCAAAGGAGATATATAAGAGAAACGGGGAGCTTTTGGAG GCATTGTGTCTCAACTCCATTGACCAGAGTCAAGCTGCACTTGCAAGCAACCGAAAG GggattatattttttaattggaAGGATGATATCCCTTTCAGAGATCATTCAGATTATATTTGGTCACTGGCTGATTGGCCACCAAATGGGTGGGCTGGTTCTCAGTCAACCCCTGCTCCAACATTTGTTTCTCCTGGTGTTGGTCTTGGAAGCAAGAAAGGAGCACACCTTGGATTGGGTGGAGCAACTGTTGGTGTGGGTTCTTTTGCAAGGCCAGGAAGAGATTTGACGGGTGGTGGAGCATTTGGGGTTCCAGGTTATGCTGGTATGGGTGCATCTGGTTTAGGTTGGGAAACTCAAGAGGACTTTGAGGAGCTTGTTGACCCACCAGCTACTGTGGAGAATGCAAATACGAGGGCTTTTTCCAGTCACCCATCTAGACCTTTCTTCTTGGTTGGGTCTAGCAATACACACATCTACTTATGGGAG TTTGGTAAGGACAAAACTACTGCAACTTATGGAGTGCTGCCTGCTGCAAATGTCCCTCCGCCTTATGCTCTTGCATCGATATCCGCTTTGCAGTTTGACCACTGTGGACACAGGTTTGCTACTGCGGCCTTAGATGGAACTGTGTGCACGTGGCAGCTGGAGGTCGGAGGAAGGAGTAACATTGGTCCTACGGAGTCATCTCTATGCTTTAACAGCCACGCATC CGATGTTGCTTATGTCACTTCAAGTGGATCAATCATTGCTGTGGCTGGATATAGTTCCAATAGTGTTAATGTGGTTATATGGGATACATTGGCTCCACCTACAACCTCACGAGCTTCTATTCTTTGTCAtgaag GTGGTGCACGCTCTCTTGCAGTGTTTGATAATGACATAGGAAGTGGTTCTGTCTCCCCCCTTATTGTGACTGGTGGTAAAGGTGGTGATGTCGGACTTCATGATTTCCGGTACATTGCTACTGGAAGGAGTAAAAGGCATAGGCATTCGGATAAAGGTGAACAAGTCATCAAGACATCATCGAATAATGATACGCATTCTGAAAATGGCACCAAATTTGGGGAACAAAATCAAAATGGGATGCTTTGGTATATACCGAAGGCTCACTCAG GGAGTGTGACCAAGATATCCATAATCCCAAACACGAGTTTGTTCTTAACTGGAAGCAAAGATGGAGATGTTAAGCTTTGGGACGCCAAGAAAGCTAAGTTGGTACATCACTGGCCGAAGTTGCATGAAAGACACACATTTTTGCAACCAAGCACTCGAGGCTTTGGCGGAGTAGTCCAG GCTGCTGTCACAGATATAAAAGTCGTTTCACACGGTTTTCTTTCGTGCGGTGGAGACAGCACTGTAAAGTTAGTTCAACTCAAAGACCACATCTGA